The Halorhodospira halophila genome segment CAGATCCGCGGGCGGCAGCACCCCGGCGCCGCGCCCCGGCCACTCGACCAGCGCCAGCGTCCCCGTCGCCTCGATCTCCTCGACGCCCAGGAAGTAAAGCTCCTCGGGGTCGGCCAGGCGGTAAAGATCCAGGTGTAGGACGGACCCGGCGGCCGTGGCGTAGGGCTCGAGCAGCGTGTACGTGGGGCTGCGCACCGGGCCGGCCACCCCGCGGGCGCGCAGCAACCCGCGGGCCAGGGTGGTCTTGCCCGCTCCCAGGTCGCCGTGCAGGTAGACCACCCCCTCGGAGAGCACCGCGGCCAGCGCCGCCCCCAGGGCTTCGGTGGCCGCGGCGTCGGCGAGATCACACTGCCACATGCTCACGCCGCCGCCTCCCCCTCGGCGAGAACCGCCGGCAACCAGCCGAGCAGGTCGCTGGCGAGCAGGCCGCGCTCACCGCCCAGAGCCGCAGCGGCCCGCTCCCCGGCCCGGCCGTGGACGTGGGCCGCCACCGCCGCCATACGGGCCCGATCGGCCCCCGGACACTGGGCCCACAGCCCGGCCACCACCCCGGTGAGCACATCCCCCATGCCGCCGCTGGCCATCCCCGGCGTCCCGGCGCTGGCCAGATAGCGCGCTCGACCGTCGTCGACCAGGGTCCCCGCCCCCTTGAGCAGGGCCACCGCCTGCCACCCCGAGGCCAGCTCGCGCACGGCGGCGAAGCGGTCAGCGGCGATCGCCGTG includes the following:
- the tsaE gene encoding tRNA (adenosine(37)-N6)-threonylcarbamoyltransferase complex ATPase subunit type 1 TsaE → MWQCDLADAAATEALGAALAAVLSEGVVYLHGDLGAGKTTLARGLLRARGVAGPVRSPTYTLLEPYATAAGSVLHLDLYRLADPEELYFLGVEEIEATGTLALVEWPGRGAGVLPPADLSVTLGYVGAARRATVRAETARGRGAVAALDSGSA
- a CDS encoding ADP-dependent NAD(P)H-hydrate dehydratase is translated as WGRAMWAACRDVARPRVVDADGLNLLAADGRPLADAVLTPHPGEAARLLGADWDTTAIAADRFAAVRELASGWQAVALLKGAGTLVDDGRARYLASAGTPGMASGGMGDVLTGVVAGLWAQCPGADRARMAAVAAHVHGRAGERAAAALGGERGLLASDLLGWLPAVLAEGEAAA